From a single Collimonas pratensis genomic region:
- a CDS encoding type VI secretion system Vgr family protein, with translation MSSLLQSLSALIQGRQNNRILRLSFPHDDGPQAQLLVNKLDAVESLSRDFDYTVELLSDDAELALKDLQGKLFCVELVRADGSLRYFTGYCFEFRLLRTDGNIVFYQAKLGPWTQYLRLRKDNYIFHGKTLREQIDSICADYGTLPDWDYRVGGTDPIMTDAIQFDESDHNYVHRRLEAAGLLYYYEHTDKGHKLVITDDSTQAAAIDGGEEIRFQRHGGAFEEDGIGEFSPVRQIVPGSVSLSGFNFKSPVPINAGVPTLNKQGNVQDVESYEYTGAYGVKGAQDADKLSRLRMEENEAAGKHFEAAGNNRYVLPGRWYRLTGHFSSSPFASHEDAGKNEFLIISVHHIASNNYLQQADQKAEYRNELTCLRKTIPWRPGRNYHSVNTKILSPQTVTVVGPSGQGSVHTDEYGRIRVQFHWDRIGNNDERSSAWVRVASSWAGGELGAKSIPRVGSECLVQWLDGNPDRPIVTGSVYNQRNMPPWKLATQQSLMGFRSRELTPNGGNQAGGRSNHLILDDTNGKIQAQLKSDHQHSQLSLGSITRIEDNAGRKDARGEGWELRTDGHGVARSAKGMLITTEARNNAASHIKDMGETVSRLTAARDQHESLADAAQQAGAQEKQGQQSDVAQAIKAQNDAIKGQGTGEEGSFPELSQPHLVLASPAGIETTTSGSTHVASTQNTAITTGKSLSIASGDSLFASIRRTFRLFVQKAGMKMVSGEGDIDMQALKDSINMLAKLNITHTANRISIIAKQEVVINGGGSYVKYNAAGIEHGTNGSFVAHAATHSLPGPANKPLPKLPEPPPPLKDNMVFSLSHVPASATSMYANHPYTLYKNGAEVEKNVADAWGRVNIKDIKPGDKYDVKLPNGSVFKVPTLEQFDSADKVKKDQELAYKGLRTDGLGDKGRSDQARRGAQAGDQDGEA, from the coding sequence ATGAGTAGCTTGCTGCAATCCCTGTCCGCCTTGATCCAGGGCCGGCAGAACAATCGTATTCTTCGGCTGTCCTTCCCGCACGACGACGGTCCGCAGGCCCAGCTGCTGGTCAACAAGCTCGATGCCGTCGAAAGCCTGTCGCGCGATTTCGACTACACCGTGGAATTATTATCGGATGATGCCGAACTAGCCCTGAAGGATCTGCAAGGCAAGCTGTTCTGCGTAGAACTGGTGAGAGCCGATGGCAGCCTGCGCTACTTCACCGGCTACTGCTTCGAATTCCGCCTGCTCCGCACCGACGGCAATATCGTCTTCTATCAAGCCAAGCTGGGCCCCTGGACCCAATACCTGCGCCTGCGCAAGGATAACTACATCTTCCACGGCAAGACCCTGCGCGAACAGATCGACAGCATCTGCGCCGATTACGGCACCTTGCCGGACTGGGATTATCGTGTCGGCGGCACTGATCCGATCATGACCGACGCCATCCAGTTCGATGAGAGCGACCATAACTACGTCCACCGTCGCCTGGAAGCGGCCGGCCTGTTGTACTACTACGAACATACTGACAAGGGCCATAAACTCGTCATCACCGATGACTCGACCCAGGCTGCGGCCATCGACGGCGGAGAAGAAATCCGCTTCCAGCGCCATGGCGGCGCGTTTGAAGAAGACGGCATTGGCGAATTCTCCCCGGTACGGCAGATCGTTCCCGGTTCAGTGTCACTCTCCGGTTTCAATTTCAAGAGCCCGGTGCCGATCAATGCCGGCGTGCCGACCCTGAACAAGCAGGGCAATGTGCAGGATGTCGAATCCTATGAATATACCGGCGCTTATGGCGTAAAAGGTGCCCAGGATGCCGATAAGCTGTCGCGCCTGCGCATGGAAGAGAACGAAGCAGCCGGTAAACACTTTGAAGCCGCGGGGAATAACCGCTATGTCTTGCCTGGACGCTGGTACCGCCTCACCGGCCATTTCTCATCCAGCCCGTTCGCCAGCCACGAAGACGCCGGCAAGAATGAATTCCTGATCATCTCAGTGCACCACATCGCCAGCAACAATTACCTGCAGCAGGCGGATCAAAAGGCCGAGTACCGCAATGAACTGACTTGCCTGCGCAAGACCATCCCCTGGCGTCCCGGCCGCAATTACCATAGCGTCAACACCAAGATCCTGTCTCCACAAACCGTCACGGTGGTCGGTCCTTCCGGCCAGGGCAGCGTTCATACCGACGAGTACGGCCGCATCCGCGTCCAGTTCCACTGGGACCGCATCGGCAACAACGACGAACGCAGCTCGGCCTGGGTGCGTGTCGCCAGTTCCTGGGCCGGCGGAGAACTGGGAGCCAAATCCATCCCGCGGGTGGGTTCGGAATGCCTGGTGCAATGGCTCGATGGCAACCCCGACCGTCCCATCGTCACTGGCAGTGTCTACAACCAGCGCAACATGCCGCCATGGAAGCTGGCGACCCAGCAATCGCTGATGGGTTTTAGAAGCCGGGAACTGACGCCCAACGGCGGCAACCAGGCAGGCGGCAGAAGCAATCACCTGATCCTGGACGACACCAACGGCAAGATCCAGGCGCAGCTCAAAAGCGATCATCAGCACAGCCAGTTGAGCCTGGGCAGCATTACGCGGATCGAAGACAATGCAGGGCGTAAGGATGCACGGGGCGAGGGCTGGGAACTCCGGACTGACGGCCATGGCGTGGCGCGGTCGGCCAAGGGGATGCTGATCACCACCGAGGCCAGAAACAACGCTGCTTCGCACATCAAGGATATGGGGGAGACGGTCAGCCGGTTGACTGCGGCGCGTGACCAGCATGAGTCGCTGGCCGATGCCGCGCAGCAGGCTGGGGCGCAGGAGAAACAGGGGCAACAAAGCGATGTCGCACAAGCGATCAAGGCGCAAAATGATGCAATCAAGGGGCAGGGCACCGGTGAAGAGGGCAGCTTCCCTGAACTGTCGCAACCTCACCTCGTGCTGGCCAGTCCTGCAGGTATTGAGACCACCACCAGCGGCAGCACCCATGTCGCCAGCACTCAGAACACTGCCATCACGACCGGCAAGAGCTTGTCCATCGCCAGTGGCGACAGCCTGTTCGCCAGCATTCGCCGAACCTTCAGGCTGTTCGTGCAAAAAGCCGGCATGAAGATGGTTTCAGGAGAGGGCGACATTGACATGCAGGCCCTGAAGGACAGCATCAACATGCTGGCCAAGCTGAACATCACCCACACCGCCAATCGCATCAGCATCATCGCCAAGCAAGAAGTGGTGATCAATGGCGGCGGCAGCTACGTCAAATACAATGCAGCAGGAATCGAACACGGGACGAACGGCAGTTTTGTCGCTCATGCCGCCACGCACAGCCTGCCGGGACCAGCCAATAAGCCGTTACCGAAATTACCCGAGCCGCCACCACCGTTAAAGGACAATATGGTGTTCAGCTTGTCGCACGTGCCGGCGTCCGCCACCTCGATGTATGCCAACCATCCATACACCCTCTACAAGAATGGTGCAGAGGTGGAAAAAAATGTAGCCGATGCATGGGGACGTGTGAACATCAAGGACATCAAGCCAGGTGACAAGTACGACGTCAAGCTGCCGAACGGCAGCGTGTTCAAGGTGCCGACCCTGGAACAATTCGATAGCGCAGACAAGGTCAAAAAAGATCAAGAACTTGCGTATAAAGGCCTACGCACCGACGGTCTGGGCGACAAGGGCAGATCAGATCAAGCCCGCCGCGGCGCCCAGGCTGGCGATCAAGATGGAGAAGCATGA
- a CDS encoding aldehyde dehydrogenase family protein translates to MNTFVNEVGTELDQVKSEILRVFDRQRATALRLRQSGKAERIAKIRKLKAAVLANREAIIAAGFADFGKPAAEVELTEILPVIAEANDAIRKLGSWMKPKKVWPSRLSVGTQGYMQYEPKGRVLIVAPWNYPVNLSLGPLVSALAAGNAVIVKPSEMTPHASAVIGKILRAVFTEDEVALFEGPAPVAQALLELPFDHIFFTGSPAVGKIVMAAAAKHLASVTLELGGKSPTIVDETADLAMAAQNILWAKFTNNGQTCIAPDHVYVHASVKDAFLQHCIATLENAYGKDAQQAASPFLARIVNERHAERVKTLLDDAKARGARVVTGGQVDAGQRYIAPTLIDGIPDDAKIMSEEIFGPLLPIIGFTDLATVIARINADPKPLALYMWSRKQANIDQVMQQTTSGGACINHCVVQFLHGNLPFGGVNNSGIGSGHGHHGFLAFSHERAVVRGRIMLAKMFYPPYTATTRKLISLFIKTV, encoded by the coding sequence ATGAACACCTTCGTGAATGAAGTCGGCACCGAGCTCGACCAGGTCAAGAGCGAGATCCTGCGCGTATTCGACCGCCAGCGCGCCACCGCGCTGCGCCTGCGGCAATCCGGCAAGGCCGAACGCATCGCCAAGATCCGCAAGCTGAAAGCAGCGGTGCTGGCCAATCGCGAGGCGATCATCGCCGCCGGTTTTGCCGATTTCGGCAAACCTGCCGCCGAGGTCGAGCTGACCGAAATCCTGCCGGTGATCGCCGAAGCCAACGACGCCATCCGCAAGCTGGGCAGCTGGATGAAGCCGAAGAAGGTGTGGCCGTCGCGGCTGTCGGTCGGCACCCAGGGCTATATGCAATACGAACCCAAAGGCCGGGTGCTGATCGTGGCGCCGTGGAACTATCCGGTCAACCTCAGCCTGGGGCCGCTGGTGTCGGCGCTGGCGGCCGGCAATGCGGTGATCGTCAAGCCTTCGGAAATGACGCCGCATGCTTCCGCCGTGATCGGCAAGATCCTGCGCGCCGTCTTCACGGAGGACGAGGTGGCGCTGTTCGAGGGCCCGGCGCCGGTGGCGCAGGCCCTGCTGGAACTGCCTTTCGATCACATCTTCTTTACCGGTTCGCCGGCAGTCGGCAAGATTGTGATGGCCGCTGCGGCCAAGCACCTGGCCAGCGTCACGTTGGAACTCGGCGGCAAGTCGCCGACCATCGTCGACGAAACGGCGGACCTGGCGATGGCCGCTCAGAATATCCTGTGGGCCAAGTTCACCAACAACGGCCAGACCTGCATCGCGCCCGATCACGTGTATGTGCATGCCAGCGTCAAAGACGCCTTCCTGCAGCATTGCATCGCCACCCTGGAAAATGCCTACGGCAAGGATGCGCAGCAGGCCGCCAGTCCGTTCCTGGCGCGCATCGTCAACGAGCGCCATGCGGAGCGCGTCAAGACTCTGCTGGACGATGCCAAGGCGCGTGGCGCGCGGGTGGTGACCGGCGGCCAGGTCGACGCCGGCCAGCGCTATATTGCGCCGACCCTGATCGACGGTATTCCGGACGATGCCAAGATCATGAGCGAAGAAATCTTCGGCCCGCTGCTGCCGATCATCGGCTTCACCGATCTGGCGACGGTGATCGCGCGCATCAATGCCGATCCCAAGCCGCTGGCGCTGTACATGTGGAGCCGCAAGCAAGCCAATATCGACCAGGTGATGCAGCAGACTACTTCCGGCGGCGCCTGCATCAACCATTGCGTGGTGCAGTTCCTGCACGGGAACCTGCCCTTCGGCGGCGTTAACAATTCCGGCATCGGCAGCGGCCATGGCCACCACGGCTTCCTGGCGTTTTCTCACGAACGCGCGGTGGTGCGCGGCCGCATCATGCTGGCCAAGATGTTTTACCCGCCCTACACCGCCACCACGCGCAAGCTGATTTCGCTGTTCATCAAGACGGTCTGA